In one Pungitius pungitius chromosome 13, fPunPun2.1, whole genome shotgun sequence genomic region, the following are encoded:
- the col9a1b gene encoding collagen, type IX, alpha 1b, producing the protein MMARAHSVRGPLLGLLLQLVLICSAQRSQGPAGPPGPAGVPGIDGIAGERGDDGEEGPPGPDGDAGKPGSSGLPGIPGNDGLTGPFGDPGPDGPPGQKGEPGKVGPRGATGVGPDGPPGPPGPAGLLGDLGKAGPLGSIGVRGPQGPRGPAGPRGASGMQVSADLCPNSCPPGTSGHPGLPGMKGHKGVKGEAGEPGKQGHKGEDGDQGGQGEVGSQGPRGPQGIRGAMGMIGHKGEMGARGLDGDPGPQGVAGATGDHGQRGGMGEPGPKGETGIQGQRGISGVPGPKGGAGLPGVDGREGIPGMPGGKGGIGKSGVPGEVGLQGLPGLPGVPGPNGLSGPKGDVGQAGFPGTLGPAGKEGERGEQGELGPVGPIGEPGALGAQGPIGSAGKPGARGPKGDPGLPGLPGPSGLPGVKGERGERGDGGPKGEQGSQGDEGNPGEKGDHGEAGESGSKGEVGNPGEVGKRGPEGSRGQPGIEGPPGSPGPRGMQGNRGQPGVRGSQGPAGKEPSDQHIKQVCMRVMQEQLAQLAASLRRPESGVAGLPGKPGPPGQPGPPGDNGFPGLSGSRGLPGLKGPTGHIGMKGPKGEMGDRGSRGPTVRGPKGQQGPPGLPGEPGKPGYGQDGRDGQRGPPGVPGQHGVPGPPGGAGPNGYCDPSACNLQAGAAHQSLDVKGPAGN; encoded by the exons ATGATGGCTCGGGCCCACAGTGTTAGAGGGCCACTTTTGGGTCTGCTTCTGCAGCTTGTCCTTATCTGCTCCGCTCAA AGGAGCCAAGGACCGGCTGGCCCTCCTGGACCTGCCGGTGTCCCAGGAATTGATGGCATTGCT GGGGAAAGGGGAGATGATGGCGAGGAGGGACCTCCT GGACCTGATGGAGATGCAGGTAAACCCGGCTCTTCGGGATTACCTGGAATTCCTGGAAATGAC GGTTTGACCGGCCCTTTTGGAGATCCTGGGCCCGATGGTCCCCCCGGACAGAAA GGTGAACCTGGAAAGGTTGGACCTCGTGGAGCCACT GGTGTCGGGCCTGATGGACCCCCC GGACCACCTGGGCCTGCAGGACTTCTGGGTGATTTGGGAAAAGCTGGACCACTT GGGTCCATAGGTGTGAGAGGGCCACAGGGCCCCCGTGGACCAGCGGGGCCCAGA GGTGCGTCTGGAATGCAAGTCAGTGCTGACCTG TGTCCAAACTCTTGTCCACCTGGGACCTCGGGTCATCCTGGACTTCCTGGCATGAAG GGTCACAAAGGTGTAAAAGGTGAAGCAGGTGAACCTGGGAAACAAGGGCACAAG GGTGAGGATGGAGACCAAGGAGGTCAAGGGGAAGTCGGATCTCAAGGACCAAGG GGCCCTCAAGGAATTCGCGGAGCCATGGGAATGATTGGCCACAAGGGAGAAATG GGAGCTCGAGGTCTTGATGGAGATCCAGGTCCCCAGGGTGTTGCAGGGGCAACT GGGGATCATGGTCAACGAGGCGGGATGGGTGAGCCTGGACCTAAAGGTGAAACG GGTATTCAAGGGCAGAGAGGAATCTCAGGTGTTCCAGGGCCAAAGGGAGGCGCT GGCTTGCCGGGTGTGGACGGCCGCGAGGGTATTCCTGGGATGCCCGGAGGAAAG GGAGGCATTGGGAAGTCAGGCGTCCCCGGAGAGGTCGGACTTCAGGGGCTTCCT ggTTTGCCTGGTGTACCTGGACCAAATGGCTTAAGTGGTCCTAAG GGAGACGTAGGTCAAGCAGGCTTCCCCGGGACATTGGGTCCCGCTGGCAAGGAA GGCGAGCGCGGAGAGCAAGGCGAGCTCGGGCCTGTCGGACCGATAGGTGAACCT GGAGCTTTGGGAGCACAAGGCCCTATAGGTTCAGCCGGCAAGCCAGGTGCTAGG ggacCCAAAGGTGACCCCGGGCTTCCCGGTCTCCCTGGTCCTTCTGGCCTGCCCGGGGTGAAAGGAGAGAGG GGAGAACGTGGAGATGGAGGACCCAAAGGAGAACAG GGAAGCCAAGGGGATGAGGGGAACCCCGGAGAGAAAGGGGATCAT GGCGAGGCAGGAGAATCTGGATCTAAAGGAGAG GTCGGTAACCCCGGCGAAGTTGGCAAAAGAGGTCCTGAGGGCAGTCGAGGTCAGCCGGGAATCGAGGGGCCGCCTGGCTCACCTGGGCCGAGGGGCATGCAGGGGAACAGGGGTCAACCCGGAGTCAGAGGGTCCCAGGGCCCTGCG GGGAAAGAGCCAAGCGATCAGCACATCAAACAAGTCTGCATGCGAGTCATGCAAG AACAGCTGGCCCAGTTAGCCGCTAGTTTAAGGAGGCCAGAGTCTGGCGTAGCCGGTTTACCTGGAAAGCCTGGACCTCCAGGGCAACCTGGTCCTCCCGGAGACAATGGCTTCCCTGGGCTGAGTGGATCCAGAGGCCTTCCAGGACTCAAAGGGCCAACAGGACACATTGGAATGAAAGGGCCCAAAG GTGAAATGGGAGACAGAGGCTCCAGGGGGCCCACTGTGCGGGGACCTAAAGGTCAGCAAGGACCTCCCGGACTTCCTG GTGAGCCGGGCAAACCTGGCTACGGTCAAGACGGTCGGGACGGACAGAGGGGACCTCCCGGCGTCCCTGGACAGCACGGCGTACCCGGGCCTCCCGGCGGGGCCGGTCCCAATGGCTACTGCGACCCTTCGGCTTGCAACCTGCAGGCGGGGGCCGCCCACCAGTCTCTGGATGTGAAGGGACCTGCAGGGAACTAA